The Pseudomonas azotoformans genome has a segment encoding these proteins:
- a CDS encoding helix-turn-helix domain-containing protein, with translation MHKENPQRASVLQHVSQNVRRLRHAADLSQTALSEKSGVSRRMLVAIEAGEKNVSLSTLDRVAEALDVAFSDLIQAPDAPDHSRINELAWAGEIPGSKAVLLAKATARREVELWEMQLEPGDRYSPDPDPEGWSVQLFVFEGCLTLLVGEEEKHVAAGEFYMFASRHVHGYRNDGDVPVRFVRNVVI, from the coding sequence GTGCACAAAGAAAATCCGCAACGGGCCTCGGTCCTGCAGCACGTCAGCCAGAACGTTCGTCGCCTGCGCCATGCCGCCGACCTGAGCCAGACCGCGCTTTCGGAAAAATCCGGGGTCAGCCGGCGCATGCTGGTGGCCATTGAGGCAGGGGAGAAGAACGTCAGCCTGTCCACCCTCGACCGCGTGGCTGAAGCGTTGGACGTGGCGTTCAGTGACCTGATCCAGGCGCCGGATGCCCCCGACCACAGCCGCATCAACGAACTGGCCTGGGCCGGCGAAATTCCCGGCAGCAAGGCGGTGCTGCTGGCCAAAGCCACGGCGCGGCGTGAGGTCGAATTGTGGGAGATGCAACTGGAACCGGGCGATCGCTACAGCCCCGATCCCGACCCGGAAGGCTGGAGCGTGCAACTGTTCGTGTTCGAAGGCTGCCTCACCCTGCTGGTGGGCGAGGAAGAAAAACACGTCGCCGCCGGTGAGTTTTATATGTTCGCCAGCCGTCACGTGCATGGCTATCGCAATGATGGCGATGTGCCTGTGCGGTTTGTGCGCAACGTGGTGATCTAA
- a CDS encoding DMT family transporter — protein sequence MTTPNSPSRFNRFSKAECILVVITMIWGGTFLLVQHAMAVSGPMFFVGLRFAAAAIVVGFFSLRTLRDLTLFELKAGVFIGVAIMFGYGLQTIGLQTILSSQSAFITALYVPFVPLLQWMVLGRRPGLMPSIGIMLAFTGLMLLTGPAGASLNFSPGEIATLIGAVAIAAEIILISAFAGQVDVRRVTVVQLATASLLSFLMVVPMGEALPGFSWLLLFSAVGLGLTSAVIQVAMNWAQQSVSPTRATLIYAGEPVWAGVVGRIAGERFPPIAMLGAVLIVAAVIVSEMKTKAQKALAVDNELEQEHQG from the coding sequence ATGACCACCCCGAACTCCCCTTCGCGTTTCAACCGTTTCAGCAAAGCCGAATGCATCCTGGTGGTGATCACCATGATCTGGGGCGGCACCTTTTTGCTGGTGCAACACGCGATGGCCGTCAGCGGGCCGATGTTTTTCGTCGGTTTGCGATTTGCCGCCGCCGCCATCGTGGTGGGGTTCTTTTCCTTGCGCACGTTGCGTGACCTGACGCTGTTCGAGTTGAAGGCCGGCGTATTCATCGGCGTAGCGATCATGTTTGGCTACGGGCTGCAAACCATTGGCTTGCAGACGATCCTGAGCAGCCAATCGGCGTTTATCACGGCGTTGTATGTACCGTTCGTGCCGTTGCTGCAGTGGATGGTGCTGGGACGCCGTCCAGGCCTGATGCCGAGCATTGGGATCATGCTGGCGTTTACCGGCTTGATGCTGCTGACCGGGCCAGCGGGCGCTTCACTGAATTTCAGCCCTGGCGAAATCGCCACCTTGATCGGCGCCGTCGCGATTGCCGCTGAAATCATCCTGATCAGCGCCTTTGCCGGGCAGGTGGATGTGCGCCGGGTGACCGTGGTGCAACTGGCCACGGCCTCGTTGCTGTCGTTCCTGATGGTGGTGCCGATGGGCGAGGCCTTGCCGGGGTTCTCGTGGCTGCTGCTGTTCAGTGCGGTGGGCCTGGGTTTGACCAGTGCAGTGATCCAGGTCGCGATGAATTGGGCCCAGCAAAGCGTTTCGCCCACCCGAGCCACGTTGATTTATGCCGGTGAGCCGGTGTGGGCAGGCGTGGTGGGACGGATCGCCGGGGAGCGCTTCCCGCCGATTGCGATGCTGGGCGCGGTGTTGATTGTGGCGGCGGTGATTGTCAGTGAAATGAAGACCAAGGCACAAAAGGCGCTTGCAGTGGACAATGAGCTGGAGCAGGAACATCAGGGCTAA
- a CDS encoding branched-chain amino acid ABC transporter permease — protein sequence MTFFFETLLGGLLAGTMYSLVAIGFVLIYKASGVFNFAQGSMLLFAALTFVSLHDQGVPFALALLLTVIVMIIGALLIERLVLRPLVNRSQITLFMATLGLSFIIEGLAQGLMGSQVRALDLGIDDVPLFIGPLMLSQFDLIAAAAAVVLVTVLALLFNKTRIGVSLRAVADDTTAALSIGINLNRIWQIVWAVAGIVGLVAGLLWGARQGVQFSLSLVVLKALPVLIIGGFTSIGGAIVGGLIVGAAENLAEVYIGPLIGGGITPWFAYVLALAFLYIRPAGLFGERAIERV from the coding sequence ATGACGTTTTTCTTTGAAACCCTGCTCGGCGGTCTGCTCGCCGGCACCATGTATTCGCTGGTCGCCATCGGTTTCGTGCTGATCTACAAAGCCAGCGGCGTGTTCAATTTTGCCCAAGGCTCGATGCTGCTGTTTGCCGCGCTGACCTTCGTCAGCCTGCATGATCAGGGCGTGCCGTTTGCCTTGGCGCTGCTCTTGACCGTGATCGTGATGATCATTGGCGCCTTACTCATCGAGCGCTTGGTGTTACGGCCGCTGGTAAACCGTTCACAGATCACCTTGTTCATGGCCACCTTGGGCCTGTCGTTCATTATCGAAGGCCTGGCCCAGGGTCTGATGGGCTCGCAAGTGCGCGCACTCGACCTGGGCATCGACGACGTGCCGCTGTTCATCGGCCCGCTGATGCTCAGCCAATTCGACCTGATCGCTGCGGCCGCTGCGGTGGTGCTGGTGACCGTGCTGGCGTTGCTGTTCAACAAGACCCGCATCGGCGTGTCGCTGCGTGCGGTGGCGGATGACACCACGGCGGCGCTGTCCATCGGCATCAACCTCAACCGTATCTGGCAGATCGTCTGGGCGGTGGCCGGGATTGTCGGGCTGGTGGCGGGGCTGCTGTGGGGCGCGCGCCAAGGGGTGCAGTTTTCGTTGTCGCTGGTGGTGCTCAAGGCCTTGCCGGTGTTGATTATTGGCGGCTTCACCTCGATTGGCGGGGCGATTGTCGGCGGGCTGATTGTCGGCGCGGCGGAGAATCTGGCCGAGGTGTATATCGGCCCCTTGATCGGCGGCGGCATCACGCCGTGGTTCGCCTACGTACTGGCCCTGGCCTTCCTGTATATCCGTCCCGCCGGCCTGTTCGGCGAGCGCGCCATCGAGCGAGTCTGA
- a CDS encoding ABC transporter ATP-binding protein has protein sequence MSQAILQVRDISLSFKGVKAINALSFEVARGEICALIGPNGAGKSSLLNVLNGVYRFDAGEIVFEDQHFHRIDPLGAARRGIGRTFQNNALFKKMSVLDNILTGLSRHLRSSFIEQALGLPRARREAEAFRLRAQGILEFLELQAQRDVLVGNLSYGLQKRVELGRALIAGPSLLLLDEPMAGMNAEEKQEMARFVADVNRDLGTTVVLIEHDMGVVMGLSDHVVVLDYGRKVGDGTPAEVQANPEVIAAYLGVVH, from the coding sequence ATGAGCCAAGCCATTCTCCAGGTGCGGGATATTTCGCTGTCGTTCAAGGGCGTCAAGGCGATCAATGCCTTGTCCTTCGAGGTGGCGCGCGGCGAGATCTGCGCGCTGATCGGTCCTAACGGTGCCGGCAAAAGCTCGTTGCTCAACGTACTCAATGGCGTGTATCGCTTCGATGCCGGCGAGATCGTGTTCGAAGACCAGCACTTCCACCGCATTGACCCGTTGGGCGCCGCGCGCCGGGGCATTGGTCGCACCTTCCAGAACAACGCGCTGTTCAAGAAGATGAGCGTGCTCGACAACATCCTCACCGGCCTGTCGCGGCATCTGCGCAGCAGCTTTATCGAACAGGCCCTGGGCTTACCCCGCGCACGCCGGGAAGCCGAAGCGTTCCGCCTGCGTGCCCAGGGCATTCTCGAATTTCTTGAGTTGCAAGCTCAACGTGATGTGCTGGTGGGCAACCTCTCTTACGGCCTGCAAAAGCGCGTCGAGCTGGGTAGGGCATTGATCGCTGGCCCCAGCCTGTTACTGCTCGACGAACCCATGGCGGGCATGAATGCCGAGGAAAAACAGGAAATGGCGCGCTTCGTCGCCGATGTGAACCGCGACCTTGGTACCACCGTGGTGTTGATCGAACACGACATGGGCGTGGTCATGGGGCTGTCCGACCACGTGGTGGTGCTCGATTACGGGCGCAAGGTCGGCGACGGCACGCCCGCTGAAGTGCAGGCCAATCCCGAGGTGATCGCGGCCTACCTGGGAGTGGTGCACTGA
- a CDS encoding LLM class flavin-dependent oxidoreductase, whose amino-acid sequence MSREIRLNAFDMNCVGHQSPGLWAHPRDRSWQYKDLEYWTDLAKILERGKFDGLFIADVLGIYDVYNGNGDAAIRQAAQVPVNDPLSLIAPMALVTEHLGFGLTASLSFEHPYPFARRLSTLDHLTKGRIGWNIVTSYLESGAKNLGQKAQTEHDARYDYAEEYLEVCYKLWEGSWEEGAVLRDRERRIFSDPSKIHEIRHVGKHFQVPGIHLCEPSPQRTPVLYQAGASSRGKQFAAEQAECVFVAAPSKVLLKKTVADIRRRAAEAGRDPKKILIFNLQTVIVGETDAKAKAKFDEYKSYVSYEGAMALISGWTGIDFSQFKPDEPLKHVHTNAIQSAVEAFSTADPNKVWTPNELADWVGIGGFGPLFVGGPETVADLLQEWVEETDVDGFNLAYALTHETFIDAVDLLVPELQKRGVYKTEYAQGTLREKLFGDGARLGANHPGAGYRDLKANTL is encoded by the coding sequence ATGTCCCGTGAAATCCGCTTGAATGCCTTCGACATGAACTGTGTCGGCCACCAATCGCCCGGCCTGTGGGCGCACCCGCGTGACCGTTCGTGGCAGTACAAGGACCTGGAGTATTGGACGGACCTCGCCAAGATCCTTGAACGCGGCAAGTTCGACGGCCTGTTCATCGCCGACGTGCTGGGCATCTACGACGTGTACAACGGCAACGGCGACGCGGCGATTCGCCAGGCGGCGCAGGTGCCAGTTAACGATCCGCTGTCGCTGATCGCGCCGATGGCCTTGGTCACCGAACACCTTGGTTTCGGTCTGACCGCTTCGTTGTCGTTTGAACATCCGTATCCGTTCGCCCGTCGCCTCTCCACTCTGGACCACCTGACCAAGGGCCGCATTGGCTGGAACATCGTCACCTCCTACCTGGAAAGCGGCGCGAAAAACCTCGGCCAGAAAGCCCAGACCGAACACGATGCGCGCTACGACTACGCCGAGGAATACCTGGAGGTTTGCTACAAACTCTGGGAAGGCAGCTGGGAGGAGGGCGCCGTGTTGCGTGACCGCGAGCGCCGGATTTTCAGTGACCCGAGCAAGATCCACGAGATCCGCCATGTCGGCAAACACTTCCAGGTGCCCGGTATTCACCTGTGTGAACCCTCGCCGCAACGTACGCCGGTGCTGTACCAGGCCGGCGCGTCCAGCCGAGGTAAACAGTTCGCCGCCGAGCAGGCCGAGTGTGTGTTCGTCGCCGCACCGTCCAAGGTGCTGCTGAAAAAGACCGTCGCCGACATCCGCCGGCGTGCCGCCGAGGCGGGGCGTGATCCGAAGAAAATCCTGATCTTCAACCTGCAGACCGTGATCGTCGGTGAGACCGATGCCAAGGCCAAGGCCAAGTTCGACGAGTACAAATCCTACGTCAGCTATGAAGGCGCGATGGCGTTGATCTCTGGCTGGACCGGCATCGACTTCAGCCAGTTCAAACCCGACGAACCCCTCAAGCATGTGCACACCAACGCTATCCAATCGGCGGTGGAAGCCTTCTCCACGGCCGACCCGAACAAGGTCTGGACGCCCAACGAGCTGGCCGATTGGGTCGGCATCGGCGGCTTTGGCCCGCTGTTTGTCGGCGGCCCGGAAACCGTGGCGGACCTGTTGCAGGAGTGGGTCGAGGAAACCGATGTAGACGGCTTCAACCTGGCCTATGCGCTGACCCACGAAACCTTCATCGACGCCGTGGACCTGCTGGTGCCGGAGTTGCAGAAGCGCGGGGTGTACAAGACCGAATATGCCCAGGGCACGCTGCGCGAGAAGTTGTTTGGTGACGGTGCGCGGTTGGGCGCCAATCACCCCGGCGCCGGCTACCGCGACCTCAAGGCCAACACCCTCTAA
- a CDS encoding SfnB family sulfur acquisition oxidoreductase, whose protein sequence is MSAHPQHPAHIIRSDAEAIEVATRLAARFAVDASARDRERRLPVAELDEFSASGLWGITIPKAYGGAEVSYVTVAEVIKLISAADPSLGQIPQNHLGVVDILLQTATEAQKQYYFGKVLQGYRFGNAFSEAKSKNAGTFDTQIRFHGDTAQINGEKFYCTGALFAHIVPTVGNNEKDQAFIAFIERDAQGLSVIDSWDGFGQRTTASGGVTLDGVTVPVSAVIPAHQAFDQPTANGPISQIIQAAVDTGIALGALEQAKIYARQARPWIDSQQDHGWQDPFTIAAIGDLEWRVHGTEAILAKAGLAVDRALAEPSEDSVAQASLVVAQAKVLSAETALLASSKLFELAGTRSVTGKHNLDRFWRNARTHTLHDPARWKYHLIGNFVLNGVKPARHAWN, encoded by the coding sequence ATGTCAGCCCACCCTCAACACCCTGCCCATATCATCCGCTCGGACGCGGAAGCCATCGAGGTCGCCACGCGCCTGGCTGCACGGTTCGCGGTCGACGCCAGCGCGCGCGACCGTGAGCGTCGCCTGCCGGTGGCCGAACTCGACGAATTCTCGGCCAGCGGCTTGTGGGGCATCACCATTCCCAAGGCTTATGGCGGTGCTGAGGTGTCGTATGTGACAGTGGCCGAGGTGATCAAACTGATCTCCGCCGCCGACCCCTCCCTGGGGCAGATTCCGCAGAACCACCTCGGTGTCGTCGACATTCTGCTGCAGACGGCCACGGAGGCACAAAAGCAGTACTACTTCGGCAAAGTCCTCCAAGGCTATCGTTTCGGCAATGCCTTCTCCGAAGCCAAGAGCAAGAACGCCGGCACCTTCGACACGCAGATCCGTTTCCACGGCGACACCGCGCAAATCAACGGCGAGAAGTTCTACTGCACCGGCGCGTTGTTCGCCCACATCGTGCCCACCGTCGGTAATAACGAAAAAGACCAGGCGTTCATCGCCTTCATCGAACGCGATGCCCAAGGCCTGAGTGTGATCGACAGCTGGGACGGCTTCGGCCAGCGCACCACCGCCAGCGGCGGCGTGACTCTCGACGGTGTGACCGTCCCCGTCAGCGCGGTGATCCCCGCCCACCAGGCCTTCGATCAACCCACCGCCAACGGCCCGATTTCACAGATCATCCAGGCAGCCGTCGACACCGGCATCGCCCTGGGCGCCCTTGAACAGGCCAAGATCTACGCACGCCAGGCGCGGCCGTGGATCGACAGCCAACAGGATCACGGCTGGCAGGACCCGTTCACCATCGCCGCCATCGGCGACCTGGAATGGCGCGTGCACGGCACCGAAGCCATCCTCGCCAAGGCCGGCCTGGCGGTGGACCGTGCCCTCGCCGAGCCAAGTGAAGACAGCGTGGCCCAGGCCTCCTTGGTGGTTGCCCAGGCCAAAGTGCTGTCGGCCGAAACCGCCTTGCTCGCCAGCAGCAAGCTCTTCGAACTGGCTGGCACCCGCTCGGTCACCGGCAAACACAACCTTGACCGCTTCTGGCGCAACGCGCGCACTCACACCCTGCACGACCCGGCGCGCTGGAAGTACCACCTGATCGGCAATTTCGTGCTCAACGGCGTGAAGCCCGCGCGCCACGCCTGGAACTGA
- a CDS encoding Na+/H+ antiporter subunit C: MEEVIAIAIGVLAASGVWLILRPRTFQVVMGLCLLSYGVNLFIFSMGSLFIGKEPIIKDGVPQDLLNYTDPLPQALVLTAIVISFAMTALFLVVLLASRGLTGTDHVDGREPKE; this comes from the coding sequence ATGGAAGAAGTCATCGCAATTGCCATTGGGGTCCTGGCGGCCTCCGGCGTCTGGCTGATCCTGCGGCCAAGGACCTTCCAGGTGGTGATGGGCCTGTGCCTGTTGTCGTATGGGGTCAACCTGTTCATTTTCAGCATGGGCAGCCTGTTTATCGGCAAGGAGCCGATCATCAAGGACGGCGTGCCGCAAGACTTGCTCAACTACACAGATCCCCTGCCCCAGGCGTTGGTGCTGACGGCCATCGTGATCAGCTTCGCCATGACCGCCTTGTTCCTGGTGGTGCTGCTCGCCTCCCGTGGCTTGACCGGCACGGACCATGTGGACGGCCGGGAGCCCAAGGAATGA
- a CDS encoding AMP-binding protein: MSVHELKRPLAPEWPAELLGNLPKALEQLHHWAQITPLHTALRHKRQGQWHAWRWIDTLRDVERLADGLRQQGFDEQSRLALSGAFEPNLLLLVLAAHSIGGQVLTLADDLEVDALQQHLWRIRPTHSYTQDRQQVRHWQSANLLDFAQLLGPVDPAQHLARWWQPSGETALWSEEGTHWQGGLAVVLEQWLNSGHGLAFPESPASARRDRSEVAPTGLLLSPARLQHLADEIESRLAPHGTWRRRLCDWAVAHPQSGLRRLLKNRVRKLLGFQRLAYIWQPLKSTPSPSWLAEFKRDIA; encoded by the coding sequence ATGAGCGTGCACGAACTCAAACGTCCGCTGGCCCCGGAATGGCCCGCCGAACTGCTCGGCAACCTGCCCAAGGCATTGGAACAACTGCACCACTGGGCACAGATCACGCCGCTGCACACCGCCTTGCGCCACAAACGCCAGGGTCAGTGGCATGCGTGGCGCTGGATCGACACCTTGCGGGATGTGGAACGCCTGGCCGATGGCTTGCGCCAGCAGGGCTTTGACGAGCAATCGCGCTTGGCCCTCAGCGGGGCGTTCGAGCCGAACCTGTTGCTGTTGGTGCTGGCGGCTCATTCCATCGGTGGGCAGGTCCTGACCCTGGCTGACGACCTTGAGGTCGACGCGCTGCAACAACACCTGTGGCGCATACGTCCCACCCACTCCTACACCCAGGACCGCCAGCAAGTGCGGCATTGGCAATCGGCCAACCTGCTGGATTTCGCCCAATTGCTGGGTCCGGTTGACCCGGCACAGCACCTCGCCCGCTGGTGGCAACCCAGCGGCGAAACCGCATTGTGGAGCGAAGAGGGCACTCACTGGCAAGGCGGCCTGGCGGTAGTGCTGGAGCAATGGCTGAACAGCGGCCATGGCCTGGCCTTCCCGGAAAGCCCAGCCTCGGCGCGGCGTGATCGCAGTGAAGTAGCGCCCACCGGCCTGCTGTTATCACCTGCACGTTTGCAGCACCTGGCCGACGAGATTGAAAGCCGCCTGGCACCCCATGGCACCTGGCGCCGGCGCCTGTGCGACTGGGCCGTCGCCCACCCACAAAGTGGCCTGCGCCGCCTGTTGAAAAACCGTGTGCGCAAGCTGCTCGGCTTCCAGCGCCTGGCTTATATCTGGCAACCCCTCAAATCCACCCCTTCGCCGTCGTGGTTGGCGGAATTCAAACGGGACATCGCATGA
- a CDS encoding monovalent cation/H+ antiporter subunit A codes for MSLIVLLLLPFAGSCLAALLPHNARNTESLLAGLVALVGTIQVALLYPQIAHGGVIREEFMWLPSLGLNFVLRMDGFAWLFSMLVLGIGTLVSLYARYYMSPDDPVPRFFAFFLAFMGAMLGLVISGNLVQIVFFWELTSLFSFLLIGYWHHRADARRGAYMALMVTGAGGLCLLAGVMLLGHIVGSYDLDQVLAAGDQIRAHSLYPVMLALVLIGALSKSAQFPFHFWLPHAMAAPTPVSAYLHSATMVKAGVFLLARLWPSLSGSEEWFYIVGGAGAITLLLGAYCAIFQNDLKGLLAYSTISHLGLITLLLGLNSPLAAVAAVFHILNHATFKASLFMAAGIIDHESGTRDIRKLSGLVRLIPFTATLAMVASASMAGVPLLNGFLSKEMFFAETVFISSTAWVEFALPVIATVAGTFSVVYALRFTIDVFFGPTATNLPHTPHEPPRWMRAPVELLVFTCLLVGIFPAQVVGSILAAAALPVVGGVLPEYSLAIWHGWNAPMIMSLVAMSAGVVLYLLLRKQLKRGRFKYPPIISYFNGKRGFERSLVVMMRGVRKIEKRISTKRLQTQLFLLVLVAVIGGMIPMLNSGLSWGDRPKIPGSIVFVTLWLLAIACALGAAWQAKYHRLAALTMVSVCGLMTCVTFVWFSAPDLALTQLVVEVVTTVLILLGLRWLPRRIEEVSPLPSSLRKARIRRLRDFLLSTVVGGGMALLSYAMLTRQTPNDISSFYLSRALPEGGGSNVVNVMLVDFRGFDTLGEITVLGAVALTVYALLRRFRPSKESMQLPAQQRQLAPDVATDLVNPRQASDTALGFMMVPAVLVRLLLPIALVVSFYLFMRGHNQPGGGFVAGLVMSVAFILQYMVAGTQWVEAQMSLRPMRWMGFGLFSATLTGLGALFAGYPFLTTHTWHFSLPLLGDIHIASALFFDVGVYAMVVGSTLLMLTALGHQSVRAHKPSNQAKVVAATEGAA; via the coding sequence ATGTCCCTGATAGTTCTACTGCTTCTGCCGTTCGCTGGCAGCTGTCTGGCGGCCTTGCTGCCGCACAATGCACGTAACACCGAATCCCTGCTGGCCGGCCTTGTGGCCCTGGTCGGCACCATTCAAGTCGCCCTGCTCTACCCCCAGATCGCCCATGGTGGCGTGATCCGCGAAGAATTCATGTGGTTGCCCAGCCTCGGGCTGAACTTCGTGCTGCGCATGGATGGGTTTGCCTGGCTGTTCTCGATGCTGGTGCTGGGCATCGGCACGCTGGTGTCGTTGTATGCGCGCTATTACATGTCACCGGACGACCCGGTGCCGCGCTTCTTCGCGTTTTTCCTGGCGTTCATGGGCGCCATGCTCGGGCTGGTGATTTCCGGCAACCTGGTCCAGATCGTGTTCTTCTGGGAACTGACCAGCCTGTTCTCGTTCCTGCTGATCGGCTATTGGCACCACCGCGCCGACGCGCGACGCGGCGCGTACATGGCGTTGATGGTCACCGGCGCGGGCGGCTTGTGCCTGCTGGCGGGCGTGATGTTGCTGGGGCATATAGTCGGCAGCTACGACTTGGACCAGGTGCTGGCAGCGGGCGATCAGATTCGCGCGCACTCGCTGTACCCGGTCATGCTGGCTCTGGTGCTGATCGGTGCCTTGAGCAAAAGCGCGCAGTTCCCGTTCCACTTCTGGCTGCCTCACGCAATGGCGGCGCCCACGCCGGTGTCGGCGTACCTGCATTCGGCAACGATGGTGAAGGCCGGCGTGTTCCTGTTGGCCCGCCTGTGGCCGTCGCTGTCTGGCAGCGAAGAATGGTTCTATATCGTCGGCGGTGCCGGCGCGATTACCCTGCTTCTCGGCGCTTACTGCGCGATCTTTCAAAACGACCTCAAGGGCCTGCTGGCCTATTCCACCATCAGCCACCTTGGCTTGATCACCTTATTGCTGGGCCTCAACAGCCCACTGGCCGCCGTTGCAGCCGTGTTCCACATCCTCAATCACGCCACGTTCAAGGCCTCGTTGTTCATGGCCGCAGGCATCATCGACCACGAAAGCGGCACCCGCGACATTCGCAAGCTCAGTGGCCTGGTCCGCTTGATTCCCTTTACCGCGACCCTGGCGATGGTTGCCAGTGCGTCCATGGCCGGGGTGCCGTTGCTCAACGGCTTCCTGTCCAAAGAGATGTTCTTCGCCGAAACCGTGTTCATCTCCTCCACCGCCTGGGTGGAATTTGCCCTGCCGGTGATCGCGACGGTCGCCGGTACATTCAGCGTGGTCTACGCGCTGCGCTTTACCATTGATGTGTTCTTTGGCCCCACCGCCACCAACCTGCCGCACACGCCCCACGAGCCCCCCCGCTGGATGCGTGCGCCGGTGGAGCTGCTGGTGTTCACCTGCCTGCTGGTGGGGATTTTCCCGGCCCAGGTGGTCGGTTCGATCCTCGCCGCTGCCGCCTTGCCTGTCGTCGGCGGCGTGCTGCCGGAGTACAGCCTGGCGATCTGGCACGGCTGGAACGCGCCGATGATCATGAGCCTGGTGGCCATGTCCGCTGGCGTCGTTCTGTATCTGCTGCTGCGCAAGCAACTCAAGCGAGGCCGCTTCAAATACCCGCCTATCATCAGTTACTTCAACGGCAAGCGCGGCTTCGAGCGCAGCCTGGTGGTGATGATGCGCGGGGTGCGCAAGATCGAGAAACGTATCAGCACCAAGCGCCTGCAGACCCAGTTGTTCCTGCTGGTGTTGGTGGCGGTGATCGGCGGCATGATCCCGATGCTCAACAGTGGCCTCAGTTGGGGCGACCGGCCGAAGATCCCCGGTTCCATCGTATTCGTGACCCTTTGGCTGCTGGCGATTGCCTGTGCCCTCGGTGCCGCCTGGCAAGCCAAGTACCACCGGCTGGCGGCCCTGACCATGGTCAGCGTGTGCGGCCTGATGACCTGCGTGACCTTTGTGTGGTTCTCGGCGCCGGACCTGGCGCTGACCCAGTTGGTCGTCGAGGTAGTGACCACGGTGCTGATCCTGCTCGGCCTGCGCTGGCTGCCACGGCGGATCGAAGAAGTGTCGCCACTGCCAAGCTCCTTGCGCAAGGCGCGCATCCGGCGCCTGCGCGACTTCCTGTTGTCGACCGTGGTCGGCGGCGGCATGGCGCTGCTGTCCTACGCGATGCTGACGCGCCAGACGCCCAACGACATTTCCTCGTTCTACTTAAGCCGTGCCCTGCCCGAAGGCGGCGGCAGCAATGTGGTGAACGTGATGCTGGTGGACTTCCGGGGCTTCGATACCTTGGGTGAAATCACCGTGCTCGGCGCCGTGGCGCTGACGGTGTACGCCCTGTTGCGCCGCTTCCGCCCCTCCAAGGAAAGCATGCAACTGCCCGCCCAACAGCGCCAGTTGGCGCCGGACGTGGCCACCGACCTGGTCAACCCACGCCAGGCCAGCGACACCGCCCTGGGCTTCATGATGGTGCCGGCGGTGCTGGTGCGCCTGCTGCTGCCGATTGCGCTGGTGGTGTCGTTCTATCTGTTCATGCGCGGCCACAACCAACCGGGTGGCGGGTTTGTCGCCGGCCTGGTGATGTCGGTGGCGTTTATCCTGCAATACATGGTCGCCGGCACGCAGTGGGTCGAAGCGCAGATGAGCCTGCGGCCGATGCGCTGGATGGGCTTCGGGCTGTTCTCGGCGACGCTGACCGGCCTCGGTGCACTGTTTGCCGGGTATCCGTTCCTCACCACCCACACCTGGCATTTCAGCCTGCCGCTGCTCGGTGACATTCACATCGCCAGCGCGCTGTTCTTCGACGTCGGCGTGTACGCCATGGTCGTCGGCTCGACGCTGCTGATGCTCACCGCCCTCGGTCACCAGTCCGTGCGGGCCCATAAACCGAGCAACCAGGCCAAAGTGGTTGCCGCTACGGAAGGAGCCGCCTGA